One Candidatus Krumholzibacteriota bacterium DNA window includes the following coding sequences:
- a CDS encoding response regulator transcription factor, which yields MAKIRILLIEDNRLLREGIAAMLESQSDFQVIARSEDGNVLNQLKTTDSLPDVILLDLGLEKADSLGLMKTLIAEVPTAKLIAMDIFPEQLDIVEFVKAGGSGFILKSATPEDYIDTIRAVLAGSKVLPPGLTNSLFAQIVESALKTGTHFSDNSIKLTSRERDVIALIYEGMSNKEIAESLHIATYTVKSHVHNILEKLSLNTRLQIAAYPRKDRP from the coding sequence TTGGCAAAAATTCGAATCCTGCTTATCGAAGACAACCGTCTCCTGAGGGAAGGCATCGCCGCGATGCTCGAAAGCCAGAGCGATTTCCAAGTCATCGCGCGATCTGAAGACGGCAATGTGCTGAACCAGTTGAAAACGACCGATTCCCTCCCCGACGTCATTCTTCTGGATCTGGGGCTGGAAAAAGCGGACAGCCTGGGGTTGATGAAAACGCTGATTGCGGAAGTTCCGACCGCAAAGCTCATCGCAATGGATATATTTCCTGAACAGCTCGATATAGTCGAGTTCGTGAAAGCCGGCGGAAGCGGCTTCATCCTCAAGAGCGCCACGCCGGAAGATTACATTGATACCATCAGGGCCGTTCTGGCGGGTTCAAAAGTGCTTCCACCGGGTTTGACCAATTCACTCTTCGCGCAGATCGTCGAATCCGCGCTCAAAACCGGCACCCACTTCTCTGACAATTCAATAAAGTTGACCAGCCGTGAACGAGATGTCATCGCCCTGATTTACGAGGGCATGAGCAACAAGGAAATCGCCGAGAGCCTGCATATCGCCACCTATACCGTCAAAAGCCATGTACACAATATATTGGAAAAACTGTCGCTCAATACACGCCTGCAAATAGCAGCCTACCCCCGCAAGGACAGACCATAG